Proteins encoded by one window of Govania unica:
- a CDS encoding peroxiredoxin produces MLGVGEKFPQFAVKATVSNDINSAFIDVDNATYKGKWLVVFFWPKDFTFVCPTEIAEFGRHNSDFADRDAQVLGGSIDSEFVHLAWRQSHKDLNDLPFPMLADVKRELTGALGVLDPVEGVAQRATYIVDPDGIVRFAMVNDMNVGRNVKEVIRVLDALQTDELCPCNWQKGEDTLVVA; encoded by the coding sequence ATGCTTGGTGTTGGTGAAAAGTTCCCGCAATTCGCGGTTAAGGCCACGGTGTCGAACGATATCAATTCGGCTTTCATTGATGTGGACAATGCGACTTACAAAGGCAAATGGCTGGTGGTGTTTTTCTGGCCCAAGGATTTCACCTTTGTCTGCCCGACGGAAATCGCCGAATTCGGCCGTCACAACAGTGACTTTGCCGACCGTGACGCCCAGGTGCTCGGGGGCTCCATCGATAGCGAGTTCGTCCATCTCGCCTGGCGTCAGAGCCATAAGGATCTGAATGATCTTCCGTTCCCCATGCTGGCGGACGTGAAGCGCGAGCTGACCGGGGCGCTTGGGGTGCTCGATCCGGTCGAGGGCGTGGCCCAGCGTGCGACCTATATTGTCGACCCGGATGGCATCGTTCGTTTCGCCATGGTCAATGACATGAATGTGGGCCGCAACGTCAAGGAAGTGATCCGTGTCCTCGACGCGCTGCAGACCGACGAACTCTGCCCCTGCAACTGGCAGAAAGGCGAAGACACGCTGGTTGTCGCTTAA
- a CDS encoding PopZ family protein, with protein sequence MSAKREQDEPTMEEILASIRRIISEENEPESASPPRAEFAAPPRAAASEPVQVYDRDDEVLELTEVFEEEPEPEPELEPEPEEDVFREEPAEAVVSDVAEEISLDDDFEDDFAEPVPAPEPVIRPEPRPVAAMAAEDFDAVDPTDESEAILSDFSADSVRASFGQLSDLLVAGYAGADKTLEGMVREMLKPLLKSWLDQNLPDIVERTVAREIARLARVKKP encoded by the coding sequence ATGAGTGCGAAAAGAGAGCAAGACGAACCGACGATGGAGGAAATTCTTGCCTCGATTCGTCGCATCATCTCCGAGGAAAACGAGCCGGAATCGGCGAGTCCTCCGCGTGCCGAGTTTGCCGCGCCGCCACGTGCGGCCGCTTCCGAGCCGGTTCAGGTCTATGACAGGGACGACGAGGTTCTGGAACTGACCGAGGTGTTCGAGGAAGAACCCGAGCCGGAGCCGGAATTGGAGCCAGAACCCGAGGAGGACGTCTTTCGGGAGGAGCCCGCAGAGGCCGTCGTGTCGGATGTGGCGGAAGAAATCAGCCTTGATGATGATTTCGAAGATGACTTCGCCGAGCCTGTGCCGGCCCCCGAGCCGGTGATCCGGCCGGAACCGCGCCCTGTCGCGGCGATGGCGGCGGAGGATTTCGATGCCGTGGACCCGACCGATGAGTCCGAAGCCATTCTGAGCGATTTCTCGGCCGACAGCGTGCGCGCCTCCTTCGGTCAATTGTCGGATCTGCTGGTCGCGGGTTATGCCGGGGCGGACAAGACTCTTGAGGGCATGGTGCGCGAAATGCTCAAGCCGTTGCTCAAGTCCTGGCTCGATCAGAACCTGCCAGATATCGTCGAACGCACGGTGGCGCGGGAAATTGCCCGGCTCGCACGTGTGAAAAAGCCCTGA
- a CDS encoding LysR substrate-binding domain-containing protein, which produces MNLRDLEYLVAVADQGHFGRAAEACNISQPTLSMQIKKLETNLNVQVFERGNKSVRVTRIGELILIHARAALREAKEIRRIARSHQDPWSTELTLGIFPTLAPYLLPRIVPEIMKTYPNLKLRLVEDRTPNLIERLSNGDLDMAILALPVAGDHLMSKKLFTENFELAVPNKDPLASRTSVSQLDLANRSVMLLEDGHCLRDQALEICTLVGGRENQEFRGTSLETLRQMVSAGMGVTIMPELAVQPTSGITYVPFADNPAPSRTIGLTWRKDSGEDVRAEKIGGIIAAEAE; this is translated from the coding sequence ATGAATTTACGGGATCTCGAATATCTGGTGGCGGTCGCGGACCAAGGCCATTTCGGCCGCGCGGCCGAGGCCTGCAACATCAGCCAGCCGACGCTCAGCATGCAGATCAAGAAACTTGAAACCAATCTGAATGTTCAGGTGTTCGAGCGCGGCAATAAATCCGTCCGCGTCACAAGGATCGGCGAGCTCATCCTGATCCACGCCCGCGCCGCGCTGCGTGAGGCGAAGGAAATCCGCCGCATCGCCCGCTCCCATCAGGACCCCTGGTCCACCGAGCTCACACTCGGCATCTTCCCGACACTCGCGCCCTATCTGCTGCCGCGCATCGTGCCCGAGATCATGAAGACCTATCCAAATCTGAAACTGCGTCTGGTCGAAGACAGAACCCCGAACCTGATCGAGCGCCTCTCGAACGGCGATCTCGACATGGCCATCCTCGCCCTGCCCGTCGCCGGCGATCATCTGATGTCGAAAAAACTCTTCACCGAAAATTTCGAACTCGCCGTCCCGAACAAGGACCCCCTCGCCAGCCGCACATCCGTAAGCCAACTGGACCTCGCCAACCGCTCAGTCATGCTTTTAGAAGACGGCCACTGCCTCCGCGACCAGGCCCTCGAAATCTGCACATTAGTGGGTGGGAGAGAAAACCAGGAATTCCGGGGGACGAGTTTGGAGACACTGCGGCAGATGGTGTCAGCAGGAATGGGCGTAACCATCATGCCGGAACTTGCCGTGCAACCCACGAGTGGAATAACGTATGTACCATTTGCAGATAATCCGGCACCATCCCGGACAATCGGGTTGACGTGGCGGAAGGATAGTGGGGAGGATGTGCGGGCTGAGAAAATTGGGGGGATCATTGCGGCGGAGGCAGAGTGA
- a CDS encoding DUF3644 domain-containing protein: MSREGKRIPNDQVLIMRGLRAHFEFNDQDITSIFSHFLRSLNHREVGYAISRHGRYQDVEGVSSQDASENFLRKYGRVIRATIFSDCLNTSRKERLLYEAVEQIICAVSFYNNPIISARAESFFVHAVIAWTKLLQAHYVARKVEPIYENGRWWDIKELTRRGDCPLEAAVKENIKLISDIRDMIEHRVGDAIGTSLHQYVQACALNFSNFIEKKFGVLWSVQHELSFSIQFYKLTIAQASNRHNAVPCDVEAKCLEVGRSVSDDIYNDPAFAFRVYVIPKTTNNPKVADQAVHYRAIGSNAEMAVRDVERLKISRKSVIQILKNEYGKATFNISAFERLARENDLRNINKGFCTKIENNIYWYKDKIVPEFVRLMI; encoded by the coding sequence ATGTCGAGAGAAGGAAAAAGAATACCAAATGACCAAGTACTAATAATGAGAGGGCTAAGGGCCCATTTTGAATTTAATGATCAGGATATCACTTCTATTTTTAGTCATTTTTTGAGGAGCCTTAACCATCGTGAAGTAGGTTATGCAATTTCAAGGCATGGACGCTACCAGGATGTCGAGGGTGTATCTAGTCAGGATGCTTCTGAGAATTTCTTGCGAAAATATGGGAGAGTTATTAGGGCTACGATTTTCTCTGATTGCCTAAATACCTCTAGAAAAGAAAGACTTCTTTATGAAGCAGTTGAGCAAATTATTTGTGCAGTATCATTTTATAACAATCCAATAATTTCTGCGAGAGCCGAGTCGTTTTTTGTTCATGCTGTAATCGCATGGACAAAACTTTTGCAAGCCCACTATGTCGCTAGAAAAGTGGAGCCTATATATGAGAATGGTCGTTGGTGGGATATAAAAGAGCTAACACGTAGGGGGGACTGTCCCTTAGAGGCTGCGGTCAAAGAGAATATAAAATTAATATCTGATATTCGCGATATGATTGAACACCGTGTAGGGGACGCAATTGGAACTTCCTTGCATCAGTATGTTCAGGCATGTGCATTAAATTTTTCAAATTTCATTGAGAAGAAGTTTGGTGTGTTATGGTCGGTTCAGCACGAACTGAGTTTTTCAATTCAATTCTATAAGCTTACAATTGCTCAAGCGTCTAATAGGCATAACGCCGTACCTTGTGATGTTGAAGCAAAATGTCTTGAAGTCGGTCGAAGTGTCTCCGATGACATATACAACGATCCAGCTTTTGCGTTTCGGGTATATGTAATTCCCAAGACTACAAATAATCCCAAAGTAGCTGATCAAGCGGTACACTATAGGGCGATTGGTTCAAATGCAGAGATGGCTGTGCGTGACGTCGAAAGACTTAAGATCAGTCGTAAATCTGTTATTCAAATCTTAAAAAATGAATATGGAAAGGCCACGTTTAACATATCTGCCTTTGAAAGGTTAGCTAGAGAAAATGATCTTAGGAATATTAATAAGGGATTTTGCACAAAAATAGAAAATAATATTTACTGGTATAAGGATAAGATAGTTCCGGAATTTGTACGTTTGATGATTTAG
- a CDS encoding valine--tRNA ligase, translated as MLEKTYDPKAIEGKWYQHWESNGAFDSGTRPDAEPFSIVLPPPNVTGSLHIGHALDHTLQDILIRFERLRGKDVLWQPGTDHAGIATQMVVERQLEAQGIKRHDLGRDKFLERVWEWKAESGGTITRQMRRLGASCDWKRERFTMDEGFSKAVIKVFVELHKQGLIYRDKRLVNWDPKFKTAISDLEVEQREIDGNFWHLRYPVEGMEGRFITVATTRPETMLGDSAVAVNAEDERYKDIIGKFVRLPLVGRLIPIVADEHADPEQGSGAVKITPAHDFNDFEVGKRHGLRQINILDDAAHILDGVAADESEIPEAYRGLNRYDARKAIVADLDALGLLEKVEPRRHVAPYGDRSGVVIEPWLTDQWYVNAAELAKDAIAAVESGATKFAPKNWDRTFFEWMRNIQPWCVSRQLWWGHQIPAWYAPDGSIYVATSEAEAQAQAGAGVVLTRDNDVLDTWFSSALWPFGTLGWPEKTAELARYYPTSVLVTAFDIIFFWVARMMMDGLHFMGEVPFKTVYIHALVRDENGQKMSKSKGNVIDPLEFADKYGADALRFTLASLESQGRDIRLAEKRVEGYRNFATKLWNAARFLEMNGCQNAGDFDPASATHVLNQWIISEVVRTAAAVTTALDTATLRFDVAAKEVYEFTWGMFCDWYVELTKPILMGDDEAAKAETQKTAAWVYDRILTLLHPFMPFVTEELWHATAETRASDLILSAWPTGLDGLVNEQAVAEVDWLIKLITDIRSVRAEMNVPAGAKVPVLVQDAGEATKARLQRTLPILTRLARLESITQLDGPAPKGSVQTVIDEATYHLPLAGVIDIDQERARLEKTVAKHEGEIKSIDGRLGNEAFVAKAPDSVVAENRARREELVGLVEKLGLALRRLG; from the coding sequence ATGCTTGAGAAAACTTACGATCCGAAGGCCATCGAAGGCAAATGGTACCAGCATTGGGAATCGAACGGCGCGTTCGACAGCGGCACGCGCCCGGATGCCGAACCCTTTTCGATCGTGCTGCCGCCGCCGAACGTCACCGGCAGCCTGCATATCGGCCATGCCCTTGATCACACGCTTCAGGATATTCTGATCCGGTTTGAACGTCTGCGCGGCAAGGATGTGCTGTGGCAGCCCGGCACCGATCATGCCGGGATCGCCACCCAGATGGTGGTTGAACGCCAGCTGGAGGCGCAGGGCATCAAGCGCCACGACCTCGGCCGCGACAAATTTCTTGAGCGCGTGTGGGAGTGGAAGGCGGAATCAGGCGGCACCATCACCCGTCAGATGCGGCGTCTCGGTGCGTCCTGCGACTGGAAACGCGAACGCTTCACCATGGATGAGGGCTTTTCGAAAGCCGTGATCAAGGTGTTTGTGGAACTGCATAAACAGGGTTTGATCTACCGCGACAAGCGGCTCGTCAACTGGGATCCGAAATTCAAGACCGCCATTTCCGATCTTGAGGTCGAACAGCGCGAGATCGACGGTAATTTCTGGCATCTGCGTTATCCGGTCGAGGGCATGGAGGGGCGGTTCATCACCGTGGCCACCACGCGCCCCGAAACCATGCTGGGTGACAGCGCGGTGGCGGTGAATGCCGAGGATGAGCGCTACAAAGACATCATCGGTAAATTCGTGCGCCTGCCTTTGGTTGGGCGTCTTATTCCGATTGTCGCTGACGAGCATGCGGACCCGGAACAGGGTTCGGGCGCGGTGAAAATCACCCCGGCCCATGACTTCAACGATTTCGAGGTCGGCAAGCGTCATGGCTTGCGCCAGATCAATATTCTGGATGACGCCGCGCATATTCTTGACGGGGTGGCGGCGGATGAGTCCGAAATCCCGGAAGCCTATCGTGGCCTTAATCGCTATGACGCGCGGAAGGCGATCGTCGCCGATCTCGACGCGCTCGGGCTGTTGGAGAAGGTCGAGCCGCGTCGGCATGTGGCGCCTTATGGCGACCGTTCGGGCGTGGTGATCGAGCCCTGGCTCACCGACCAGTGGTATGTGAATGCGGCGGAGCTTGCAAAAGACGCCATCGCGGCGGTCGAGAGCGGAGCGACCAAATTCGCGCCCAAAAACTGGGACCGCACGTTCTTTGAATGGATGCGCAATATCCAGCCTTGGTGCGTGTCGCGGCAGCTGTGGTGGGGCCATCAGATCCCGGCCTGGTACGCGCCGGACGGCAGCATTTATGTGGCGACCAGCGAAGCCGAGGCTCAGGCGCAAGCCGGGGCGGGCGTGGTGCTCACCCGCGATAATGACGTGCTCGACACCTGGTTCTCGTCGGCTTTGTGGCCGTTTGGGACGCTTGGGTGGCCGGAAAAGACGGCGGAACTCGCGCGTTATTATCCGACCAGCGTTCTGGTGACCGCGTTCGATATCATTTTCTTCTGGGTTGCGCGCATGATGATGGATGGCCTCCATTTCATGGGCGAGGTGCCATTTAAAACCGTTTATATTCACGCCCTGGTGCGCGATGAAAACGGGCAGAAAATGTCGAAGTCCAAGGGCAATGTCATCGACCCGCTGGAATTTGCCGATAAATATGGCGCGGACGCGCTGCGGTTTACGCTGGCGTCGCTTGAAAGTCAGGGGCGCGATATCCGGCTTGCGGAAAAGCGGGTGGAAGGATATCGCAATTTCGCCACCAAGCTTTGGAATGCCGCACGTTTTCTGGAGATGAACGGCTGTCAGAACGCTGGTGATTTCGATCCGGCGTCAGCCACGCATGTGCTGAACCAGTGGATCATTTCCGAAGTCGTGCGCACGGCGGCGGCTGTGACCACCGCGCTTGATACGGCGACCCTGCGCTTTGATGTGGCGGCCAAGGAAGTTTACGAATTCACCTGGGGCATGTTCTGCGACTGGTATGTGGAACTCACGAAGCCGATCCTGATGGGCGACGATGAAGCCGCCAAGGCCGAGACGCAGAAAACGGCGGCCTGGGTCTATGACCGCATCCTGACCCTGCTGCATCCGTTCATGCCGTTTGTGACCGAAGAACTCTGGCATGCAACGGCCGAGACGCGGGCGAGCGATCTCATTCTCAGCGCCTGGCCCACGGGCCTTGACGGGCTTGTGAATGAGCAGGCCGTGGCCGAGGTCGATTGGCTGATCAAGCTTATCACCGACATCCGCTCGGTGCGGGCCGAAATGAACGTGCCCGCCGGCGCCAAGGTGCCGGTGCTGGTGCAGGACGCGGGCGAAGCGACCAAAGCCCGTCTGCAACGCACCCTGCCCATCCTGACCCGCCTCGCACGGCTCGAGTCCATCACCCAACTGGATGGCCCAGCCCCCAAGGGCTCGGTGCAGACCGTGATCGACGAAGCCACCTACCACCTGCCACTCGCCGGCGTCATCGACATCGACCAGGAACGCGCGCGTCTGGAAAAAACGGTCGCGAAGCACGAAGGCGAAATCAAATCCATCGACGGCCGCTTGGGCAATGAAGCGTTCGTCGCGAAGGCCCCGGACAGCGTGGTTGCGGAAAACCGCGCACGGCGGGAGGAGTTGGTGGGGCTGGTGGAGAAGCTGGGGTTGGCGTTGAGGCGGTTGGGGTAG